ATCGATCCGAAAGCCATAGCACCCCGGAAAGATGCCAGTTGAAGAATAGGTTGGGTTTTAGCAAGATGGGCTACGGAACGCATTAATTCTCTGTAAGTACCTTTGAAATTGGGAGATACTTCAGGAAGCATTTTGTAAACGGCCAGCCAAACTACAATCATTAATCCTGCAGCAATTCCAAACATGGCTCTCCAGCCCCATACTTCCCCTACAATTCCACCAATGAAACGGGAAAGGAGAATTCCTAATAAAAGTCCGGACATTACCAATCCGATATTAGCCGATTTCTCTTTATCTGAGGAAAGTTCTGCTGCAATAGGTACAAACAGCTGAGGAATAACCGAAGTAGCTCCAATCAATAAACTGGCAGCATATAGCATCCACAGCTGATTGGCAAAGGTCATCCATAACAAGGAACCAAAAACAAGAAATAAATCGATCAGAATTAATTTTTTACGAAAAAACTTATCTCCAAGTGGTACAATCAGTAACAATCCGAGTGCATAACCAATCTGGGTGAGTACAGAAATTTTGCTGGCAGCAGCTTCAGAAACGTTAAGATCTTCAGAGATCAATGCCAATAAGGGTTGGTTATAATAATTGTTAGCCACTACAAGCCCTGAAATGATTGCCATTAGCCAGACTACTGTTCTGGAAATGTTGTTGGTAGAGTTCTCCTGCATCTTAAAATTTTTATTGAACAAAATATATACTGATGACTTTATGTTTTCGATATATTTTTAACGACCTCAAAGGTAAGTGTTTTCATAAAATAGACAGATATTTTTAATTGATTTCACCTGTCAGTGTTATAGATTTTCTCCTTATAACCTGCTTCAATAAAGAGTTTTTTTCAAGTATTCTCCGATTTTATCTTTACATTTGTAAGAACACACATTTATTTTTATGGATTATATGGATTCCAGGGAACAGATCTTACAGAAATCTGCAGAAGCAAAAGAACTTTTTCTTCCTCATATTTCAGTAGACCCCGTAGTTTTTGGCTTTGACCAAAATGAACTTAAGGTATTGCTGGTAAAAATGAAGTACAGAAAACAATGGTTGTTGCCGGGAGGCTATGTAAGAAGAGATGAAGATTTGGATGAAGCAGTCGTAAGAGTGTTGGAAGACAGAGCTGGGGTTACTGATGTATTTCTGGAAGAATTTGGCGTTTTTGGGAGAAAAAACAGAAGTCAGCTCTATTTTGAAGAGTTTGATGAAACCCTTTTCCAAAAGCAAAGATTTATTTCGGTAGGATATTATGCACTTTACAATTCTTCTGAAATTAATCCTGTAGCCGATGATGTGAGTGAAGCCTGTGAGTGGGTCTATTTGCATCAGTTACCTGAAATTGATTTTGCTATGGATCACCGTGAAATTATTGAAAAGGCGTTGCTTACTTTACGGGAGAAAATCTCTTCCAAACCAATCGGCTACAATCTAATGCCGGAAAAATTCACCCTTCCGGAGCTGCAGAAACTATATGAAGCGATATTGGGTAAAACACTCAACCGAGGAAATTTCTACAGAAAGATTAAAAATCTGAATGTTTTAAAAAAACTTGATGAACAAAGACGTGTAGGAGCGCACAGATCTCCTGATCTTTATTCCTTCGATATGGAGAATTATGAAAGGGCTTTGGAAAACGGGCTGAACAGCTGGTAGAAGTCTTCCATTGTTTTTGCCGATGATGTTTATTGATGAAAAACCTTTTGAATATTGGAAATATTCAGGAAATTTGCAGCATGAAAATCATTCCACTCAAAGAAGGCAATTTTTCAGCCAGTAAAACCAAAGACTTTACACTTTTAACAGAAGAAAACTTTGATACCATTTCTGGAATAAAAATGTCTGTTCAGCCTTTTCTTATCATTACTGAAAACGATTATATCCTTTTAGATGCTGGAATTGGCTGGAAGAATGATGCGGGTAAAAAAGTCATTTCTGAAATTCTAGAAAGAGAAAATGTAAACCCTAAGCAGATTACAAAACTCCTTCTCTCCCACCTTCATAAAGATCATATTGATGGCGCCATAACGCTAACAGAAAATGGTTATCAAGCTACATTCCCCAATGCAGAGATCTATATCCAAAAACGCGAGCTGAATTTTGCGATGGAAAATAAAGGAAATCCTTCTTTTGATTTTACTATTTTGGAAAAGCTTATTCAGTTACCAAATATTGTTTGGATGAATGATGATAAAGGTCAGATTAGTAAAGAAATTTCCTATGAGGTGGTTGGTGGACATACTCCGTTTATGCAGGTGTTCTGGATCAGAGAACATGAGGAAACTGTTTTTTATGGAGCAGATGATCTTCCACAAGCTTCCTATTTGAAATACCATTTGGCTTACAAAAGTGATTTTGATGGCAGAAAAGCAATGGAATTAAGGCTTTTATGGGATAAGGAAGCCAGAGAGAATGATTGGAAAATACTCCTTTATCACGATTTGGATACAGCCGTTATTAAAATTTAAAAAAATGGTTTAAATTTCATTAAACCATTTATAGATATCAAAATCAGATGGAATAGAAAGCTTCTTTCGGAGTCTGTTTTTCCGGTTTTGTATTGCTTTTGGAGTAACAAAGATATAGGTTGCTATTTCCTTTGTTGTCATATTAAGCTTAAGGTAAATACAAAAGATCAGTTCAGAATTTTTAAGGCCAGGCTGTATCGCAGATAATTTTTCAAAAAAATCCGGATAGAACAATCTGAATTTGTTCAGCAGACGGGGAGAATTTGCTTTGGCTAATGCAATAATTTCATCTTGTACAAGAATCTTTTGATTTAAATCTTCCAGGTTGGATTCAGGTTTTTTATTTTTCATAATACGTTCTCATCTCTACTCATTTCTGATATGCATCCTTTGCATACCAGTACAAAATCTTTCTCTTACAATCTTGTTATTGATCGCTGTTATTGGAATAGAATTATTTTTATGTATTCAAAATCTTTTTAATTTTATTTAATATTTTTAATCTGTATCCTACATTGGTGAAATGATTGGGGTAAAAAATTCATCCCGCTTCATTTTCATTCATTTTGCGTAGGCAAAGAAATAAAAAATGATTAAAACTCTATTAAAACAGAGTACCACATACATACCACGTTTGTTTTTCAATAAAATATGATAACTGCTTTTATCAGCCAGTTTCTAATTATTTATGTACTTTTTAAAATGGCCTATAAATGTAAGAGGTTATTACTTTCACTTTTTATGATTAGAATCAATAGTTTTAAAGTAAATAAAGAAAAATCTTATTATTTGTGGTATGTGAATGGTATCTTATTCCATGGTTAGTAATGGAAATACATGTTTCTTTATTATTTGAAAATTTTTGAACAGAATTTACCGTCTGATTGATAAAAAAGAGGGTATACAGGTTTTAAAATATTAACAAAGTCACAGATATGATC
This Chryseobacterium sp. G0162 DNA region includes the following protein-coding sequences:
- a CDS encoding MFS transporter, which codes for MQENSTNNISRTVVWLMAIISGLVVANNYYNQPLLALISEDLNVSEAAASKISVLTQIGYALGLLLIVPLGDKFFRKKLILIDLFLVFGSLLWMTFANQLWMLYAASLLIGATSVIPQLFVPIAAELSSDKEKSANIGLVMSGLLLGILLSRFIGGIVGEVWGWRAMFGIAAGLMIVVWLAVYKMLPEVSPNFKGTYRELMRSVAHLAKTQPILQLASFRGAMAFGSMCALFTTLVFHMEKPPFNAGSSVVGSFGLAGAVGALAAAKVGKLQKYLDINRIILYSLLILIGSWGFTYFGGETYWGLIVGVILVDLGVQSSHIMNQTNYFLIKSNAVNRLNTVYMVSYFIGGSLGTWLASVAWQKAQWTGVCIVGTAFGVLALIAHVLFCNKVNKS
- a CDS encoding NUDIX hydrolase; protein product: MDYMDSREQILQKSAEAKELFLPHISVDPVVFGFDQNELKVLLVKMKYRKQWLLPGGYVRRDEDLDEAVVRVLEDRAGVTDVFLEEFGVFGRKNRSQLYFEEFDETLFQKQRFISVGYYALYNSSEINPVADDVSEACEWVYLHQLPEIDFAMDHREIIEKALLTLREKISSKPIGYNLMPEKFTLPELQKLYEAILGKTLNRGNFYRKIKNLNVLKKLDEQRRVGAHRSPDLYSFDMENYERALENGLNSW
- a CDS encoding MBL fold metallo-hydrolase; amino-acid sequence: MKIIPLKEGNFSASKTKDFTLLTEENFDTISGIKMSVQPFLIITENDYILLDAGIGWKNDAGKKVISEILERENVNPKQITKLLLSHLHKDHIDGAITLTENGYQATFPNAEIYIQKRELNFAMENKGNPSFDFTILEKLIQLPNIVWMNDDKGQISKEISYEVVGGHTPFMQVFWIREHEETVFYGADDLPQASYLKYHLAYKSDFDGRKAMELRLLWDKEARENDWKILLYHDLDTAVIKI
- a CDS encoding helix-turn-helix transcriptional regulator; this translates as MKNKKPESNLEDLNQKILVQDEIIALAKANSPRLLNKFRLFYPDFFEKLSAIQPGLKNSELIFCIYLKLNMTTKEIATYIFVTPKAIQNRKNRLRKKLSIPSDFDIYKWFNEI